A section of the Paenibacillus yonginensis genome encodes:
- a CDS encoding GerMN domain-containing protein has product MKRMKHWKKTAAASAVTLPLLLSGCSLIGAGPSANIDAPPANVETQMLSGITPTAAEVQHDPATLTTVYLDNGQGLLAPVSLPIDGDKGTADNAKNTGGSASEGSGAQQTSAADPLADESSSGDASSLTTQADQSQDPPAAADDSASAEDSADEAGQQADETSAEVQDSSNQVSSDASNADVSNDKLVKSLETLVKNGPYQSQLPLGFSGVLPEGTEVKSVTLKADQKLAVVEFSKGFENYDKADERKILESVTWTLTEQPGVDSVEVWVDGQRLNEMPVDHTPISYPLSRAVGINLELTGGTSVSQTTPVTVYFTATSEDGSSYFVPVTRFVPNSDDPLKAALGQLINGPQQGDGLEQVLTETASLKSVESKDGVVSVAMNDDMFESGERIPAQMLEAVVLTVTENAKGSKVNITFNDSKNVVDTENKTYSSPVARPEKINDLSV; this is encoded by the coding sequence ATGAAACGTATGAAACACTGGAAAAAGACGGCCGCCGCCAGCGCGGTTACGCTGCCGCTTCTCTTATCAGGCTGCTCCCTGATCGGAGCCGGCCCCTCTGCCAACATCGATGCTCCGCCGGCTAATGTAGAAACCCAGATGTTAAGCGGCATAACGCCGACTGCGGCTGAAGTCCAGCATGATCCGGCAACCTTGACAACGGTCTATCTGGACAATGGACAAGGCCTGCTTGCCCCGGTTTCACTGCCGATTGATGGAGACAAAGGTACCGCCGACAATGCGAAAAATACCGGAGGATCGGCTTCTGAAGGCTCCGGGGCCCAGCAAACCTCCGCCGCCGATCCTCTTGCAGATGAAAGCTCCTCCGGCGACGCTTCCAGTCTGACGACCCAGGCGGATCAAAGCCAGGATCCTCCAGCCGCCGCGGATGATTCGGCGAGCGCGGAAGACTCTGCAGATGAAGCCGGGCAGCAAGCCGACGAGACTTCGGCGGAAGTTCAGGATTCTTCGAATCAAGTTTCGTCTGATGCTTCCAATGCAGACGTTTCGAATGACAAGCTGGTCAAGAGTCTGGAGACCCTGGTCAAAAACGGCCCTTACCAAAGTCAGCTGCCGCTCGGCTTCAGCGGGGTTCTGCCCGAGGGCACCGAAGTCAAAAGCGTGACGCTTAAAGCTGATCAGAAGCTGGCTGTTGTGGAATTTTCCAAAGGTTTCGAAAATTACGACAAAGCCGATGAACGCAAAATCCTCGAGTCTGTCACCTGGACGCTTACCGAACAGCCTGGCGTGGATTCCGTTGAAGTTTGGGTGGATGGTCAGCGTTTGAATGAAATGCCGGTAGACCATACGCCGATTTCATACCCGTTAAGCCGAGCAGTAGGCATCAATCTGGAATTGACCGGGGGGACCAGCGTCTCCCAGACAACGCCGGTGACGGTGTATTTCACCGCAACCTCCGAGGACGGCTCCTCTTATTTTGTACCCGTTACCCGGTTTGTTCCAAACAGCGACGATCCGCTGAAAGCTGCGCTTGGCCAGCTGATCAACGGTCCTCAGCAGGGGGACGGGCTGGAGCAGGTCCTCACCGAAACCGCCTCGCTGAAGTCGGTTGAATCCAAAGACGGTGTGGTCAGCGTTGCGATGAACGATGACATGTTTGAAAGCGGAGAGCGGATTCCGGCGCAAATGCTGGAGGCAGTTGTGCTGACCGTTACCGAGAACGCCAAAGGCAGCAAGGTCAACATTACCTTTAACGACAGCAAAAATGTGGTGGATACCGAAAACAAAACGTACAGCAGCCCGGTTGCCCGCCCGGAAAAAATTAATGACCTGTCCGTTTAA
- a CDS encoding phosphatidylglycerophosphatase A — MEEPKTPYALNSKKVAEATKYWLERRGVKIEEIAELVMLLQKKYYPNLTMEECIHNVERVLSKREVQNAVLTGIQLDILCEQNLLIPELQDMIKYDESLYGVDEILAFSIVNVYGSIGFTNYGYVDKLKPGVLERLNDKSLGPVNTYLDDIVGAVAAAASSRIAHRKQAEREQARGEDSVDTLAEKGTSL; from the coding sequence ATGGAAGAACCAAAAACCCCTTATGCCCTGAACAGTAAAAAAGTCGCTGAAGCCACCAAATATTGGCTCGAGCGACGCGGCGTGAAGATCGAGGAAATCGCAGAGCTGGTCATGCTGCTGCAGAAGAAATATTACCCCAATCTCACCATGGAAGAGTGTATCCATAACGTCGAGCGGGTATTGTCTAAGCGGGAAGTGCAAAACGCCGTGCTTACCGGGATTCAGCTGGATATTTTATGCGAGCAGAACCTGCTGATTCCCGAGCTGCAGGACATGATCAAATACGATGAAAGCCTGTATGGAGTAGATGAAATCCTCGCTTTTTCGATTGTTAATGTGTATGGGAGCATTGGATTTACAAACTATGGCTACGTGGACAAACTCAAACCCGGTGTGCTGGAGCGTCTGAACGATAAAAGCCTCGGCCCTGTGAACACATATCTTGATGACATTGTCGGGGCCGTAGCTGCGGCCGCAAGCAGCCGGATTGCCCACCGCAAGCAGGCGGAACGCGAGCAGGCACGCGGGGAGGATTCCGTGGATACCCTGGCCGAGAAAGGAACCTCTCTCTAA